The window atagcattaatgataataatgttgaaaaaaataataatgatagtgatagtaataataataacaataataataataataataataacaacaagaacaagaacaacaataataaaaagggtaataataacaatgataataataataatgataacaataatgaaaattataaaacaaacaataaaaaaaaaataatgattatgaaactaGGAATATCATCAACCACATTaataacagatataaagaaaggtataataataacaataataatgatattcataataataataatgataacagtagtaatattaacatcaactacaacaacaataatgataatattaaaaatgaccaTGGTTGTCatgtcataatattgataataatacaaataacaataacaataataatatcaataataacagaaataataataataataataataataataataataataataataacaactacaataataataataataataataataaaataatagcagtagcagtattagtaataataatgatgataataatgatagcaataacgctaacaataataataataatgattatgatgatgatgatggtagtgataatgataataataataataataataataaggataatggtaataataataataataataacagtaatgtaatgataatacaaatgataacaataatggtaagagtaatgatgatgataatgataataataactattataataatcatcatcattatctttatcatcatcatgataatgataataataatgatgacgatgatgataaaattataataacaataacagtaataatgataatcacaataataataacaataacaatagtaatcattttaatgccaataaaaattattaataataatggtaatgataataataacaataataataattattattataatgataatgataattataatgataataataataataataataataataataataataataataatgataataatgatgatgataataatgatatcaataataatgttaacaataacagcgataacaataataacaaaaaaacaaataatagtaataataatatccgatttccttgtcctttttctggcatgaaaaaaaaatcatggtacTCTTGTAGTTACAAGACAGTTCGGAGTGTTGAAGATGTTCCATGGCTTTATCATGACCTTATCGATATTCTGTGTTATCAGATAACTTTTGGGTATAGCAGCTGCAGCCGTGCATGGTTATCTTCACATTAGCCTTTTTGACAGTTGCATGTGATATCTTTATTTTAACAAACCTTATTATTATCGTACCCTGTGTAAAATTGTACCAGTCACTTGAGCTACGTATAGGCAGTAGGAACTGAAGCCTTTCATAAACTAGGGCaacttatgaagaaaaaaacattgcatGAAAGTTCTTATGTTAATATAGGAAGTATTTCATCATCCGTCGGccgagagaaaaaataaccaaCCATGCTGCCTGTTTCCAGTCACGAAATTCTCCGACTTGCGTTGACAATATTCTAAATTTCACATCAACCTCCAAATAAAAGTAACATCAAAGTAGACCAATAAGCtgtataaaaaagatagaaagggaaaatcCTAAAGGTGAAGTGACGCTCCATACGGGGTACAAGTGAAAGAATCTCGATATCTCAAGTGGGATATAAGGCCCCGGCGCCCAGGCTCCTCCAGTCGGGTAGAACAGCTGTTGCGGAGAGACCTCGTTCCTCGCTCTAACCATGGccgatgaaaataaggaaaagtaagAGATCTTTTTATTAAAGCTTCGTGAAGTTTGCTATCAAGGGGAACAGGATCAGCAGTATAATGTTTATTAGCTTGAATGTTTGTGGTATAGACTTTGTGTCATAAATGTGGGTGGTGTTGATGGTCTCATTGCTCCATATATACTATTGGTTCCCAACCTCTTCAACCTTTTAAGTTTATTTCACTATAATTCATTCTCCTACGTATTCAGAATTCTGGAATGTCAGTTTAGATTAAAAACCAATGTTATTAGTTAATTATCTCGTTATCTCGGTTTCATTTGTATGTTAAAAGACAAGAAACTGACCCGAGTAGGATCTTTAAGGAGATGCAGGAAGATCAACAGTGCATTTATATAGAGGGAGTGAACAGACATTCATTGCTATATAGATTGATATTGCAAGGGAAAGGTAATGGTACAACCAGGTAATGAGAAGGGCTCTCTCAGTGACAAGCAATCACTGTCGAAAAGACCACAAATCTCCCACACTTATTTTCTGTTCtagcatgaaaataataataatgataacaaacttgGAATTATGGTCAATTAAGTAACCAATCCACGTCCTGTGGTGCAGAAGTACATCTTGTGGATGGATATTGGGATTTGGCTGAGGTGCTGAGCATAGAGGCCACAGCAATTGCATCATGCGGTCCTGTTCAGCACTATTATACCTCCCCCCttaaaataggaagaaaatgataaacaatttTGATGATAGATGATTGCAAATGACCTACCAAGAACTATGTGCCACACCCATGCAACCATATGTTTGGCTTTCGAGCACTAAGCACAGATTCCACATTGCTACTTGATGCAACCCAGATCTTGACAGTTACCAGTAACTGTTCCAATATTGCACATGACTACATAATAAATTTAAACTTTTACCCATTGAATATGGGTGTTTTGACTATCAAATGAAAAAACTTTGGCTGAGGGCCAGGTTAATATGCTCTCATGGAAGCATTTGGCCGAGGGCTGAGGTGGCAGGAGTGCCTCAATAAAAATTTAGTTGAAGGTTAGGCTGACAGGAATGAATCGTCTTGAATGCACCAAGATTTTGGAGGAAGTTTAGACTCGGTGGGCATTTAAGAGGGggtcttgcattatttccacctGTAAACAAAGATGGAATATACCAACCAtgagccatggctggaagagtgctggctcgcttgaggacactatttccatgctcaagaTCTTATTCCTGCCTGCCGTGACCAGTGGTGCAGGGTATgctatagaaagagaggaaaaagaaattagGTTACTGATATTGCACAGAATTGTAGACTACCTTGAGAactgatatggagtctgtgcaaggaaaacatgaTACAGCATAGCAATTAacaaatatagaccttggaaaatggcCTCTCAAGTAAGCCTGATGCCTGGTTGTAGTaaagttgtaattgttgttgatatagggaaggagagagagcctaAAAAAAAGGAGATGCCCCATTTCCCCTTTAGGCTGGAAATATTGGGAAATTGAGGTATGTGTGGGAATATATCTGCTATTATGAGAattcttatttcatatttactCTGTTCATTCAGTTGTTAAAAGAGGAGCCATGAGGCAAAGGCATATTTATGATTGCcttatggagagggagggatggttaTGGGGGAGGTGTTACTTGAAGATGCTTTCCAACATTATCAGAATAACTTTCCCTACCTTTAATTGGcagtgaaaaaaaggagaaaaaaacatttgcaaGTGGCTATGCTCAATTGAGTGATTTCAGATTGACCATtgtaagtaaaaataatagttttatCATAGGGCCCAACTTCCTCTGAATGAAAGAATCAATTTGCTATTAGACAGTAGCTAAAAAACCTCAACTGCATTTTTTCTTTGCAAAGAAAGAACTAGTGTAAGCTCTATCTTCCTAGACTACATCATGGAGGTTTGTTATCCCAATACCCACAAAAGTGTCATGCACTATACTGGACCACACATTGGGCACATTATGCAGTCAGCCATTTGAGAGAAAAATTAAAACTGCAGTAAAGGTGTAATTTCCTCTTTATGATTTTGGCTACAACATACTTAAAGTTCCAATGAATATGGCTTGAACGTGAATTTAAtcctacatagatatatgcatagatgcatatgcataaagtatttagttatatacgtgcacacacaataCTACTGCTCccacaaataataacagtactgtTATTGCTGCTTTATTTGTTGTTAATGAAAACAGATCCCTTAATATAAATCATGctttactcactttttttttcattagcttGACTGATGGGCCAAGCAAGAAGGCACTGAAGAAAGCACAAAAGGCAGCAGAGAAAGCAGCCAAGAAAGCTGAATACAAAGCCCAAAATGCAACAGCTGATGTAAGTGGATTTATAAAGACAGTGTTAGCTTTATCCAATCTTTGTGGAAATTTCCTCAAGTAGGTTCATATTTTGTCTGTACTTATTTTTACCTGAGAATTTATGGTGCTTCATTAGTAATTTTTGACAATGTAAAAAATAGATTAGGAAGAAATCATgaaacttatttttcttttacgcattgtaacttctctttctctcaagtgAAGATCACCTGACATATGATTCCTTGACAGGGAGGCAATAATGAAGGACCAGAAGACGACTGTGCTGAAGGCTGCTATGGAGATCTACCGATGAATAAGAGCCAGCAGAAACTGGAAGTTAAACACATTGATATTCGTGACCTTGGGAAAAACTTGGCCAACCAGACTGTGTTGATACGTGCACGTCTCCATACATCTAGAGGGAAAGGTACGTACATTAGTTGTATTACTGAAAGGGATTTTTCTGAGGAGATTAATTTTGGTGAGTGAGTAAAAGGACTGAAATACCCTCCCCCACACTtgcccagaaaaagaaaaaggaagagaaaaaaaaaaatgagataatactgatgaaggaatatcataattataaagagTTTCATCATTCCAGTAGTTACCTTTTTGCATGGTGCCATTCATGTTATCTTCAGGAAAAAAATAGGTTTATTCTTTATAAGAATGTCATACACCAGGCAGGGTAGAAGACATCATCTGAAAGTTGACTTCCCATCCAATGTTGGTTGGCATATCACAGTTGCAGCTGAGAGCACACTATATGGAGTGGGTTACTCTTAGTGCTTTGCTAATCATGGTTACAAGATATATGAGAAAATGCCTTTTAAAACTTTATTGCTATTTAGAAGTTTTATTATagagtttttattcattttgttaacATGTTTCAtacatttaaaattttttttttttttttttttttacaggtaaaCAAGCTTTCTTTGTGTTAAGACATCGAGAACACACTGTTCAGTGTGTATTAGCTGTGGGGGAGAAGGTGTCAAAGCAGATGATAAAATATGTCtgcaacataaacaaagaaagcaTTATTGATGTTGAAGGAAAGGTATGCTTTCTGTTTGCATGTTTTGCATATTTAGATTGCTTTTAGAAGTGATgaatcttaatctctctctctcctctctcctctctcctctctctctctccttcctctctctctctccttcctctctctctctccttcctctctctctctccttcctctctctctctcctttctctctctctcctttctctctcacctctcccctctcctctctccctctcccctctcccctctccccctctcccctctccccctctccttctcccctctcccctctcccctctccctcccctttctatatatatatatatatataataattaaatcattCTTTTTTTATACTCTTAAACCTTGTCAAACTCAGATTTTAAAACTGAATGGGAAATAATAAGTAACTTAGCATAAATCAGAATTGACAAACCttacatatagattttttttctcaagatttTAATACCTTGAATACTTACAGGTGGTGAGTGCAGATCAGAAGGTTGAGTCATGCAGTGTTCAGGATGTGGAGATCCATGTTTCAAAAGTGTTTGTAGTCTCCTCTTCATCACCAAGGCTGCCTTTGCAGGTATGTTAGTCTCTGGATTATCAATCATTTGAATCTTTATGTTTCAAAGTATGATATTAATCCATTAATAGCAgggattgtatatatacatgcacactgtTCATAGTGGTTTTGTCTCTGTTAAcagtttacacacagatggcctCAAAAGTGGCGAGGGACCAAGGACTAAGTTACTAAGCCTACCTATATTTACcccattctttctgtttttgtgaagatttattattaatgttactaatgtaatattgataataacaataacaacagcaataacattactagcagtaataacaacTAGTTTTAATAACTAGTTTCTCATAAAATTCAAGAAATTCGGTAAAGAGGTGAGATCAGTTGGGCCTAGTGGTCGATATCTTGATGactaagcaacaacaacagtaataacattaaaagcAATAGTATAACAACAATAGCTTTAATAACTAGTTCCCCATAAAATTCAAGAAATTAGGCAAAGAAATCAGTTGGACTTAAAGGTTGATTTCTTGGTGAGTTTTAAGCACTTATGTATTAACAAAATTGTTAAAACAAGATCACTGTGAACAGCACATGTacatggtatttatttatttatgtgcttatttatttttatttattcatttatttatctaactgtttattattattatttttttttattcattggatATGGGGCTTTGCTgcccaaaatccaggcattaggcctACTTGATTGGTGACTGTCCTCCTTGTTCccctttgcaatattattatctctttctatatatatatttttgcttttttgccaCTTTCCAAggtttatatttgtcatttgatatactGATATCATcctaatattcaattttctataaTACACCTTGAACTGCAGGCAGGTAGGAATAGGATCATGAGCAttgaaatagtgtcctccctggaggACACTTGTTTTCTAGTGGAAATAATGCAGCAGCCCTTTCTTAAATGCCCACCGAGTCTAATCACTCTAAGAACTTTGTGCATTATTGGCATTAGTCACCCTGACTATTAGACAAAATTCTCCTGATGGCATGTTGCTATCACCCCGGCCCTCAGTCAAAACTTTTCATTTGGGCATATTCACGTCACCTGTCCCACAAATGTTTTTCTTCCATGGCAGTTACATCACTTGGATCCAGAGcataaatattaatcattatcgtaatttttatttttattatttttgcaatttcTAATGATTGTGTACGCATAAACACTCCAGCCAATATTGACTTTTTCAGATTGAAGATGCAATGCGTCCTGATGTAGAAGAATCTGAAGGTCTGCAAATCAAGGTCAATCAAGACACAAGACTGGACAATCGTGTTCTTGATCTGAGAACTCCCACCAATCAAGCTATCTTCAGGCTGGAAGGTGGTGTCTGTCATCTCTTCAGGGAAGCACTGAGGGCTAAAGGATTTACAGAGGTTATGTGTCCCAAGCTTATTTCAGCAGCATCTGAAGGAGGAGCAAATGTGTTTGGtatgaaatattttgaaaaagaagCCTTCCTTGCTCAGAGTCCACAGTTGTACAAGCAGATGGCAATTGCAGCTGATTTTGGAAAAGTTTTTACAATTGGTCCTGTATTTAGAGCAGAGAATTCCAACACTCATAGGCATTTAACAGAGTTTGTTGGTCTTGATCTCGAAATGGCTTTTACACACCATTATCATGAAGCTGTGAATGTTATTGGCCAGATGTTCACTGAGATTTTTAGGGGGCTCCGTGACAATTATGCTGAAGAAATTGCTATTGTGAATAAGCAATTTCCTGCCGAGCCTTTCAAATTTCTTGACCCACCTTTGATTTTAGAGTATAGGGAAGGAGTTGCAATGTTGAAGGAAGCTGGCATAGAAATGGAAGAGACAGAAGACCTCAGCACTCCCAATGAGAAGTTTTTGGGGCGTCTTGTAAAAGCAAAGTATGATACTGATTTCTACATTCTGGACAAATACCCGCTTGCTGTTAGACCTTTCTACACTATGCCAGATCCTTCAGACCCCAAGTGGAGCAACTCTTATGATATGTTTATGCGAGGTGAAGAAATTTTGTCAGGAGCTCAGCGAATCCACGATGCCGACTTCCTTGTTGAGAGGGCTAAAGCACATGAAATACCTATCCATACAATTCAGTCATACATTGATTCCTTCAAGTATGGATGCCCACCCCATGCTGGTGGAGGTATAGGACTGGAGAGAGTCACTATGCTCTATCTTGGTCTGGATAACATTAGGAAGACCTCCATGTTCCCAAGGGACCCCAAGAGAATCACTCCTTAATTCACAAAGCTTCAGATGTACACATGAAAATAGGCATCATTCCTGACAACAACTTTATTTGGGAAATACTTTAAGATTGGCTAATGATCACCAACGTATATGTAAGTGAAAATTGTTTATTACTCTCAGGGTATTAAAGTTATTTCAGATATTCTGTATGAACTTATCAGTACACATGTTAAATTCTGCAAAATGTGACATGTACTACATCTAAAGAGATCATGAATTTGAAAGGTGCCTTAAACTCTTTTAGCCAAAACATCACCATTAAAGAGTTCATAAAAATAGCAAGTATGGAAGTTTATTATAACCTAAGAGTGCATTTGTATCTTGCTGTTTTTAAATGTTTCAGTTGGATAAAAAGTGCAGTAAATCCTATGggattatctcttttctttccctctaagAGGTTGCTGTTTGtagtttgtttttctattatacATTTTCCATTTGTAAGTATTGGTAACCACTTCTGTATTTCAACAAGCAACCAAATTTCCTTAGAACATCAAATCAATACATAAATTGTTAAAATGTATCGACATCTTGGGTAATCTTGACACAAAGCCTATGATACAGCTGTATCAGGTGATCTAGTAATTGCATTCATTTATATCTGTTGAACCTTGTAAAAGTGTTTTTCACCTGTTATAGGTACTAAATTTTGCCTCTGAAAGTAaagttatttcttcttcatctgtttgGAATATTGTACaattagatttttctttcttttttcagtacCTTATTTTAACTGTCTTATAACTATACAGGTTTCGTATGTTAACTatcatttaataatgataatggtaaaacatTTTTTGGGGGTAAGGTTGCCAGCGGTTGGGTCTCCATTCTTCCATTCTTTACATGAAATGCATTTGAAGTGTTTAGTAAAActaaaaaaattgttttattaataatttaatgTACCAAGGCaattgtgtgtataaacaaataaagctcAAGAAAAGTGATAAAATGTTTGTAAAGTAATTTTAATCTTTTCATGAAGTATTCATCAAACTTgacagacttggactcactctacgtgaagccagacaggaagcacgtcgacgaggcttttctcttaccccctactccagtaatgtcgctcactctgccaatccccctaccttcCAAGCTTCTACACCCACTCCTaaacccaactcccctccatctaacttcccctcttctacctcctaccttccccagtcaaattcttttgccatcctaagcccagacactccaatctctacccaatcaaacttttttgccatcctaaatccagacaccccaatctctactacagccccaacaccttcccctctccctccctgcactacccgcagcagacaaaataaacgttccaccccctcttcccctacctcacaatcacctccaccttcctttgcccctatttttcagacaccagacttctcttccccccctcacaagaaaacctttatctcacaaaactccccaaccaactccactacagaaactcttgaagatatccaaaactacataatcgagtcccaaactaatactcatccaccttcaaattctacaactcccgctccctccacactcaaagtaactgccgatatccatcctcctactcatattctccctacacccaatcctcctaccccatcccaacaaaacccattccccctgactccagccccacctatattaaccctcccactatcccctctatcccttccactccctcctggatacacacgtgaaaccctcatgtcacaagtaccctcttccccagaccctctacctcccgacacccctcctgatacaacaccacctccccaacctcattttttatcccaccctctagcaccttccccttcaaattctccaccccctcaatcctttgcccgttgttgtcgtgggggggcttaggagacgaagatgatgggggaactcctcaaccttgggactcagccatcgactcaactaattttgcatagtcttttttcccactcatacttttcgtttcagtttcttcaccaatcccttctactatccacctcctaaggtgtgagagccgtgctgaaaggatgaaaggctgactttatgtcagtcctgaacggcctgagggaaccatgggcacggtattcccctgccatacctggcccttacccctcaaggggaccctgaggggtggactatttttttcccccaacatactccaggcttatcattgccaataatgaagacgtaaccccactcttaggggcaatgaggcttgcccctttatcaaatagccccaatcccagctctcctttgaccacggctccgagcactgcaacaactcccccatcatcaatgcatactagtacagtatcaaccctaatcaacaaccaacccccaggagacatttctactctcccaacatgctcaacttcaacacatTTACTcctacaaccttcttcatcaaccaccccatctccccttattactaccttacaaccttattgcccacctccccgtaacactacccccctcaacactactccctcctccacacgtccccgcacttctactacccttacctctacaagaatcctaaatactctatttagcccagccaaatgggaccgatttttcgtgatccctcccacagctccctactctcaaaacaccctcctcttccaacaatgcctccaaaaacaagtaggcaaagtctctttccgtagccgacccgaccactcccgtctcgtcacagtaacaactgaaaaccaagctatagcattaacaaaactaactgatatatgtggtaatcccatccctacagaacctcatccaaccctcaatacttgcaccggaactgtttctatctccccaacagattgcccaatctatgacaaagaatggtcagattgtggagaggacttactcgcttgtctcacagactatgatgcaacatatgtacaatgctactccattcctccctgaggaaatcgtaagaaatccatcaacattgccaaaattactttccgtagacatgaccttccctttaatgtttacataggtggggaatccctacgtgtccgaccataccaacctcctcgtcagtgccaaaattgttggcgtttaggacacccagccaaacactgtcattccacaacCAGATGCCcgttatgtgcccaacctggccatactcgatcaaactgctctgcacaatcacgcacatgtgcaaactgtggcgacccccataatgtattttatagaggctgccccacctacaaatttaagtctgaggtagcaactctcagattcagacttggactcactctacgtgaagccagacaggaagcacgtcgacgaggcttttctcttaccccctactccagtaatgtcgctcactctgccaatccccctacctcccaagctcctacacccacTCCTaaacccaactcccctccatctaacttcccctcttctacctcctaccttccccagtcaaattcttttgccatcctaagcccagacactccaatctctacccaatcaaacttttttgccatcctaaatccagacacccctatctctactacagccccaacaccttcccctctccctccctgcactacccgcagcagacagaataaacgttccaccccctcttcccctacctcacaatcacctccaccttcctttgcccctatttttcagacaccagacttctcttccccccctcacaagaaaacctttatctcacaaaactccccaaccaactccactacagaaactcttgaagatatccaaaactacataatcgagtcccaaactaatactcatccaccttcaaattctacaactcccgctccctccacactcaaagtaactgccgatatccatcctcctactcatattctccctacacccaatcctcctaccccatcccaacaaaacccattccccctgactccagccccacctatattaaccctcccactatcccctctatccattccactccctcctggatacacacgtgaaaccctcatgtcacaagtaccctcttccccagaccctctacctcccgacacccctcctgatacaacaccacctccccaacctcattctttatcccaccctctagcaccttccccttcaaattctccaacacgcactgcaatctttgccagtaaatcaacgaaagtataattatccttcattggaacattcgcggtttccgaatgttcctctttcagtcccacatattctattgtcatgcccacgtcctccctacatagacatcccaacttatcagacatccttacagaatctcacactttctgctttgacaacctgttttccttcttcaaacgcatatatatccttcacttgatctaacccctttacattacctcatccgaccctaacccattcactcaccaattcctaaacccagctttaacaactaatcactaacccaaccatccttcactaacattaactatagtgctatatgaccttagatgtctagcacatttattttgcttttaaccattaaccattaaactccccataacactacccccctcaacactactccctctccaTACGCCCCCGCCCTttttactacccccacctcttcaagaatattaaatactctatttagcccaggcaAATGGGACCATCTTTTCaagatccctcccacagctccttactctgacaacaccgcttctcttccagcaatgtctccaaaaacaagtaggcaaagtctttcCGTAGCTGACCCGAccgctcccgtctcgtcacagtaacatctgaaaaccaagctatagcattagcaaatctaactgatctatatggcaatcccatccctacagaacctcatccaatcctcaatacttgcaccggaactgtttctatcttctcagcaaattgcccaatctatgacaaagattggtcagattgtggagaagtcttacttgcctgtctcacggactatgatgcgacatcagtacaatgctactccattcctcccagaggttatcgtaagaaacccactaacattgccaaaattactttccgtagacatgaccttccctttaatgtttacttaggtggagaatccctccctgtccgaccataccaacctcctcctcgtcagtgccaaaattgtttgCGTTTAGGACACCaagccaaacactgccg of the Penaeus chinensis breed Huanghai No. 1 chromosome 18, ASM1920278v2, whole genome shotgun sequence genome contains:
- the LOC125034713 gene encoding aspartate--tRNA ligase, cytoplasmic-like — encoded protein: MADENKENLTDGPSKKALKKAQKAAEKAAKKAEYKAQNATADGGNNEGPEDDCAEGCYGDLPMNKSQQKLEVKHIDIRDLGKNLANQTVLIRARLHTSRGKGKQAFFVLRHREHTVQCVLAVGEKVSKQMIKYVCNINKESIIDVEGKVVSADQKVESCSVQDVEIHVSKVFVVSSSSPRLPLQIEDAMRPDVEESEGLQIKVNQDTRLDNRVLDLRTPTNQAIFRLEGGVCHLFREALRAKGFTEVMCPKLISAASEGGANVFGMKYFEKEAFLAQSPQLYKQMAIAADFGKVFTIGPVFRAENSNTHRHLTEFVGLDLEMAFTHHYHEAVNVIGQMFTEIFRGLRDNYAEEIAIVNKQFPAEPFKFLDPPLILEYREGVAMLKEAGIEMEETEDLSTPNEKFLGRLVKAKYDTDFYILDKYPLAVRPFYTMPDPSDPKWSNSYDMFMRGEEILSGAQRIHDADFLVERAKAHEIPIHTIQSYIDSFKYGCPPHAGGGIGLERVTMLYLGLDNIRKTSMFPRDPKRITP